A region of the Arsenicicoccus dermatophilus genome:
GCGCAGCGACAGGGGGATGCCCCGGTCGGACATGTTCCACATCGTCAGGTGCTGGGCCTCGGTGTGCAGCGACACGAAGTCCCAGAAGGTGTCGTGGGCGCTCGCGGCCTGCGGGATCTCCCGGTCGGCCTCGGGCTTGGCCGAGTGGACGATGTCGGGGAACTTGATGCCGTCCTGGATGAAGAAGACGGGCATGTTGTTGCCCACGAAGTCGAAGGTGCCCTCGGAGGTGTAGAACTTCACGGCGAAGCCGCGGGTGTCGCGCGGGGTGTCCGCGGAGCCGCGGGAGCCGAGCACGGTGGAGAAGCGCACGAAGACCGGGGTCTCGACGTCCTTCTTGAGGAAGGCCGCACGGGTGATCTTCTCCGCGGTGCCGTAGGCCTGGAAGACGCCGTGGGCGCCGGTGCCGCGGGCGTGGACCGCGCGCTCCGGGATGCGCTCGTGGTCGAAGTGCGTGATCTTCTCGCGCAGGTGGTGGTCCTGCAGCAGCGTCGGGCCCCGGTCGCCCGCCTTGAGCGAGTGGTCGGTGTCGTGGAGGCGGACGCCCTGGGCCGTGGTGAGGAACTCGCCCTGCTGGCCGCGGGACGTCTGGTCACCGCCGAGGTCGGTGCCGGTGGCGGTGCGGACCTGCGGGGCGCGGGTGTCGTCGGCCGGGGGCAGCGGGGCCTGGGGGGTGGTGGGCTCGTCGATCGAAGGGTTCTCGGGCAGACGGTTCGGCATACGTCCTCCATCGTCTAGGGCCGCCGGAGCGGCGGGGGTGGACCGGCGGCGCGCATCTTGGCCGCCGTTCTCCTCAGTTCGCCTACCCCGATCCCGTCCGGGGCAGACCTGGCCGACGCCACCAGATGAGAACAGTTGTCGTGGGTCTGAGCCGTCGCCGGGGCAGGTATGACCCTCACAGGTCGTGCAGACGTCGTTGCGATCGGTCAACGTCCCCCATCGAAAGGCGCCCCCATGAAGGCCTTGACCTGGCAGGGAGTCGAGCAGGTCTCCGTCGAGACCGTTCCCGACCCCGCCGTGCAGCTGCCCACCGACGCCGTCGTCCGTGTCACCTCGACCGCCATCTGCGGCTCCGACCTGCACCTCTACCGCGTCCTGGGGCCCTACCTCAAGGCCGGCGACGTCCTGGGTCACGAGTTCATGGGCATCGTCGAGGAGGTCGGGTCCGAGGTCGGCAACCTCACGGTCGGCGACCGCGTCGTCGTGCCCTTCACCATCTCCTGCGGCCACTGCTTCATGTGCCGCATCGGCAAGCAGTCCCAGTGCGAGACCACGCAGGTGCGCGACCAGGGCAAGGGTGCGGCCCTGTTCGGCTACACCAGCATGTACGGCGCCGTCCCCGGCGGGCAGGCGGAGTACGTCCGGGTGCCGCAGGCGCAGTACGGCCCGGTCGTCATCCCGCAGGAGGGCGCCGACGAGCGCTATCTCTACCTGTCCGACATCCTCCCCACCGCGTGGCAGGCGGCCAAGTACGCCGACATCGAGGAGGGCTCGACGGTCGCGGTCTACGGCCTCGGCCCGGTCGGCCAGCTCGCCACCCGCGCGGCCAAGGAGCTCGGTGCGGGTCGGGTCGTCGCGGTGGACCTGGTGCCCGAGCGGCTGGAGCTGGCCCGCTCCTTCGGCGTGGAGACCGTCGACCTGCGCGAGGTCGACGACCCCGCCGAGGCGATCCGGGACCTCACCGACGGCCGCGGCGCCGACGCGGTGCTCGAGACGGTCGGCATGGAGGCCCACGGGTCCCCGGTGGCCGAGAAGGCCTTCGACCTCGTGGGCAAGCTGCCCAAGCCGGTCGCCCGCACGGTGACCGAGACCGTGGGCATGGACCAGCTGAACGCGCTGCACAGCGCCATCGACGCCGTGCGCCGCGGCGGCACCCTGTCGATCGTCGGGGTGTATGGCGGTGCGGCCGACCCGATGCCGATGATGGACATGTTCGACAAGAACCTCACCATCCGCATGGGTCAGGCCAACGTGCGCCGGTGGACCGACGAGCTCCTCGAGGTCGTGCAGCGCGACGGCGACGTCCTCGGCACCGAGACCCTGGCCACGCACCGGGTGCCGCTCGACCGGGCGCCGGAGATGTACGACACCTTCCAGAAGAAGGCGGACGGCTGCATCAAGGTGGTCCTCAAGCCCTGACCGGGCATCGGCATACGCCTGAAAGAGGCCACGGGGACGCCGAAGAGCCTGGCAGACCGGCCGACGAACCAAGAGCGGTGCCGACGACCCCCAAGTCCGTCGGCACCGCTCTCAGGTGTGTGAACCTCCCCCTCGGTCGCTCACACACATGCAAGACGGATCATTCTTCACAGAGGTTTCCTCTCGTGAGCCCCTGGATGGATTTGCCCCTGAATGGGCTAGTAACGTCGGCGTTCAGTAACTTCGTGACAGTCTTTCAGGGCGTCCAGGGCAGGCGCTCAGCAGGCGTCTGCGATGTGGGACGACAGACCGCCAGATGATATGGGGACGGGATCCTGAGGTCATGACCCTCGCCGACACCCTCGCCGAGTCCCAGGTGACCGAGGCCGCGACCCTGCTCGCCGGCGTCGTCGAGCGCACCCCGCTCCAGCCCAACGCCCGCCTGGGTGAGCGGATCCAGGGCGAGGTGTGGCTCAAGCGCGAGGACCTGCAGCCCGTGCGGTCCTACAAGCTGCGGGGGGCCTACTCGCTCGTCGCCCGGCTCGACCCCTCCGAGCGGGCCGCCGGCGTCGTCTGCGCGAGCGCCGGCAACCACGGCCAGGGGGTGGCCTTCGCCTGCCGCGAGCTCGGGATCAGGGCACGGATCTTCGTGCCCACGACCACTCCTCGGCAGAAGCGGGACCGGATGCGCGCGCTGGGCGGCGACCTCGTCGAGCTCGTGGTCACCGGGGACACCTACGACGAGGCGGCCGGGCGGGCCGCGGTCGAGGCGACGGTCACCGGCGCCACCGTCGTCCCGGCCTTCGACCACCCCCGGACCATCGCCGGGCAGGGCACCGTGGCCGCCGAGGTCGTCGATCAGCTCGGCCGGGCCCCCGACGTGCTGCTCGTGCCGGTCGGCGGAGCAGGGATGCTCGCGGGCTGTCTCACGTGGCTCGCCGAGCACCATCCGGCCACTCGCGTGGTGGCGGTCGAGCCGGCCGGGGCGGCCTGCCTCGCCGCGGCGCTGGCGGCCGGCGAGCCCGTGACGCTGCCGGCCATCGACACCTTCGTGGACGGGGCCGCGGTGCGGCGGGTGGGCGACACGACCCTGGCGGTCGTCCAGGCGGCGATCGCCAAGGGTATGACGGTCGACCTCGCCCAGGTGCCCGAGGGCAAGGTGTGCACCGAGATGCTCGACCTCTACCAGGTCGACGGGGTCATCGCCGAGCCCGCGGGCGCCCTCGCGACGGCCGCGCTCGGGGGCGGCGACCGGGAGTCCCTGGTGACCGTCGAGCCGGGCCGGACCGTGGTCGCCGTCGTCAGCGGCGGCAACAACGACGTGCCCCGCTACTCCGAGACCGTCGAACGGTCGCTCGTCTACGAGGGCCGCAAGCACTACTTCCTGGTGAGCTTCCCGCAGGAGCCGGGAGCGCTGCGACGCTTCCTCGACGAGGTGCTCGGGCCCGACGACGACATCACCTTGTTCGAGTACGTCAAGCGCTCGAACCGCGAGATCGGGCCCGCCCTGGTCGGCCTCGAGCTGGGTCGCGCGGCAGACCTGCCGGGGCTGCTCGCCCGCCTGGAGTCGTCGCCGATCGGGGTGGAGCGGGTCGACCCGGCCTCGCCGTTCTACCGCTTCCTCGTCTAGCGCCCGCCCCCGAGCCCGCCCACTCTGCCGTCCCCGCCCGCGCGCCTACCGCACTCCGCCCCCGCTCGGCCCGTCCCGCACCCGCCCGCTCGCCTCGATGGGGCCAGGCTGGCCCCGATGAGTACGGTTCGACGCCTCTTTGATCGATCGACGGGGCCAGCCTGGCCCCTGGTGGGCGGGGGTGGGTGAGCCGGGTTGGTGGGGGTGGGTGGTGGTGGCGGTGGCGGGGTGGTCAGTGGAAGGGGCCGCGGAAGCCCGCGCGGGACTGGGTGACCTGGTCCCAGGGGTCGTCGTCGCGGCCGTGGGTGACCACCGAGCCGCGGCGTCGTCGCTGCCGGGCACTCGGCCCACCGGCGGCCGTGCCGTAGGACCAGCCGTGCGGCAGCCGGCCCGTCGACCACAGCAGCAGCCCCAGGATCACCAGCCCGAGGATCCCGCCGCCGATCTGCCGGGCGTGCCACGCCGCCCAGCTGGTGCTCGTGCCCAGCCAGGACGTATGCCGGGGGCCGGCGAGCGCGGCCGAGGTGAGCTGCAGGCAGTCCGCGTCGTACCCCGGATCGACCACGGTCACCGCATCACCGTTCGCGGTGTCCCACAGCGCCCGCTGGGGCAGCGTGTAGTGGAGCGGCCGGTCGCCGCGCCACGAGACGCACCGCCAGCTCTGGCCGTTCGCGTCCACGCCCCGGGTGGTGAGGGTGACGGGCCGCCCGGCAGGCGGGATCGGTCCGGCGACCACCGCAACCCCGTTGCGCTCCGCCCGCGCGGCGACCGCCGTGAGGAAGCGGCCCGTCGGGTCGGCCTGCACCTCGGCGAGCGACCCGCCCGTGTCGGCGTCGACCTCCTGGCTGCCCAGGGTGCGCCCGGTGCCCGCCTCGACCGCGTCGAGCGTGACGCGACCGCCTGCCTCGCGCCACAGGAGCAGGGCGCCGTCGGCGCGCCACCCGGCGAGGTGCGCCCCGGTCCGGCTCACGAGCCAGGACCGGGTGCCGTCGTGGACCAGCACGGACGGCGCGTCGGCGGCAGGCGCCTCGCCGATGTGCACGGCCAGCGCGACGCGGCGGCCGTCGGGCGACCACCGCAGCGGGCCCAGGTCGACGTCCGGCCGCTGTCCGCGCCAGCGTGCGGTCAGGTCGGCGCGGGCCAGGTCCGGGGACTGCCTGCTGGTGGTGCTCGCCATGACCAGGCCGGCGACCGGGGTCTCGGGACGAGGCACCGAGTCGTCGCTGGGCAGCAGGTAGGCGACCCGGCTGCCGTCGGGGCTCAGGGCGGCCGAGCGCACGGGCGGCAGCCCCTCCGGGACGTAGGTCCCACCGATTTGGTCGACCAGCACCGGGCCGGGCCGCCACTCCTGCGAGCCGAGCACCCCGGCCACCGCGGCGGGCGGCTCCCGGCGTGCCTGGTCCGACGAGATGCGCTGGGGGTGACCGCCGCCCGAGCCCTCCCGGGCCGCGGGGGAGAGGGCCAGGTCCCGTCCGAGCAGGGGCAGCGCCCCCAGCACGACCAGCAGCACGACGAGGGCGCTCGCGGCGGCCGTCACCACCCGACGTCGGGTGCGACGGGCCCGCCCGGCCCGCCACAGCTCGGCCGGATCCGGGCCCTCGTCGGCGGGGGAGACGCTGTGCTGCAACAGCTCTCGCAGGTCGCTCATGACGGGCCTCCCGTGGGGACGAGGTCGGACAGCTCGGGGGCCAGCTCGCGCAGCCGCTGCAGGGCGACGCGGGTCTGGGACTTGACGGTGGAGGGGGAGCAGCCGAGCACCTCGGCGGTGCGGACCTCGGTGAGGTCGTCGAGGTAGCGCAGCACGACGACGGCACGCTGGTGCGGCGTCAGGCGCAGCAGCGCGGCCCGCAGCAGCAGCGATCGATCGACATCGCCTGTCGGACAGGGAATCTCAGGCAGGTGCTCGACCGACCACTCGGGCCGGCGCTGCCACCACCGACGGGTGTCGATGCACCGGCGCACCAGCGCGGTGTGCGCATAGCCCCCCGGCGTGCCGTCGCGGGTCGCCTGCTCCCAGCGCTCGGCGACCCGGACCAGGGTCTCCTGGACGGCGTCCTCCGCCCGTCCCTGGTCCCCGAGCAGCAGCGTGGCGGTCGCAACCAGACCCGCGCGCCGATGGCGCACGAACTCCTCGAACTCCGGCGGCACCGGTCTCATCGGCTCACCTCCCCTTCACCCCCTTCAACGTATGGCGGGGGTCCGGCGGGTGGGGGCGAGAGCGGGAGCGAACGGGGGTGCGGGGACGCCGCGGCCCCCGGCGACCGGCCCCGAGCTGCGCCGACAGGGCCAGGCTGGCCCCGATGAGGACGGTTTGACGCCTCTTTGATCGATCTACGGGGCCAGCCTGGCCCCTGGAGAACAGGGTCCACGGGTCAGGTGGGCGACGTAGCGCTCGCAGGTCGGCCTGGCCCCTGGGGAACAGGGTCCACGGGGCAGGTGGGTGAACCGGGTGTCTGCGCGAGCGCCTCGCCGTCGCGGACGGCTGTCCGTGGCGGGTCAGCGCTTCGCGGTGATCCGGTGCACGCCGGTGACGCCGCCCTGCCACCACACCCCGTCGGGCGTGATCGTGCCCACCATCTCCAGCGTGTCGCGCAGCGGGCCGCCGACGTACGTCCGGGAGACGACGCGGCCGGTGGCGGCGTCCAGGGCCACGGCGTGCAGCGACGGTCCGGTCCCGCCCAGCACGGGCGGCCGCTCCACCGTGTAGATCGTGTCGTCGGCGAGGGACCAGCGCGGCACCGCGGCCGAGGCGACGGGCGCGGACCAGGTGCGGGTGCACCCGGAGCCGTCCTCGGCGACCTCGAAGCGCTCGATCCCGCCCCGCGCGAAGGCCGCGGTCGCGGGCACGCTCGGCCCGGCACCCTCGGGCAGCGCGGGATAGGGATAGCCATAGGTGCTCGCCACCACGACGGTGCGGCCGTGGGCCATCGCGGAGTTCTCGGTGCCGGACGCGCCTGGCGTGAAGATCGCCGGGCTGCAGACGAGCTCGCCGTCGGAGGAGCGCAGGACGAGCAGGTGCTCCTGGCCGTCGGCGTTGTCGGTCACGGTGACGTAGTCGTCGCCGCCGGGCCCGAAGAAGGTCGGCGTCGCCCCGCTGCCCCAGCTCAGCTGCCCGGGCTTGCGGGCGGTCCCGCGGTCGTAGGCACGCCGCCACCGCACCGCGGGCTCCCCGGACTCGTCGTCGAGCAGGTAGGTCGCGTGCGAGGACACCACCGCCACCCCGGTCCGGGCCGCCGAGATCGAGTTGTCGATCCGTTCGCCGGCAGCCAGCCGGGTGCCGTGCACCGCGCCGGTGGCCGGGTCCAGGACGCCGACGCGCCCCTCGCGGGTGGCGAGCCACACGTGCCCGTGCCGGTCCGGGCTCAGGCCGACGACCGCGTCGGTGGAGGCAGGGTCGCCACCGGTCACGAAGTCCGCGACGGACACCGACGACGTGGTCCGCAGCGTCCACCCGCCGGCGGCCGTCCGCTCGTGCGCCACCCGCAGCAGGTGATGGGTGCCGTCGACGAGGACGAGCCGGTCCTGGTCGTCGACATACGCGTAGACCCCGCCCAGCAGGGCGCCCTTGGCGACCGGGAGCGAGGCCAGCCGGGCGCCGCTCGCCGGGTCGAGCAGCAGCACCACCGGCGTCCGCCCCAGGACCTGGGTGCACAACGCCACCACCATCCGGTCGCGGCCCTGCAGGATCGTCGGGCACGCCGCCGACAGGTCGTGCCAGGTGGCCGTCACCGGGCCGCGCCCCACGCCGGGGTGCGGGGTGACGTCGCTCGACCGACCGTCGCCGTGCATGGTGGCCGTGCCGTCCGGGCCGAGGCCGGGCAGCGGCATCGGGTCGTAGGTCGAGGAGACCGGCGCGCCGGCGGCGGACGCGCCGGGTGCGAGCCCGGCCAGGGAGACGAGCAGCGCCGCGGCGCAGGAGCGCACGACGGACGACGGACGACGGGACACGAAGACCTCGCAGGGGGTGAAGGGACCGGAGCACCAGGGTGGGCCATGACGGCGCCGGGCGACACCCCAGGTCTGGGAGACTGGTGGGGACATGACGACGCTGACCGATCTGCTCCCGCCGCCCGCCTCCCGCACCGCCGACGGCTACGACGCCGACGCGACCTACTCGGCCTTCGTCGGGTGGACGACCGGGCGGGGGATCGAGCTCTATCCCGCCCAGGACGAGGCACTGCTCGAGCTCGCCACCGGCGCCAACGTCATCCTCGCCACGCCCACC
Encoded here:
- a CDS encoding zinc-dependent alcohol dehydrogenase; the protein is MKALTWQGVEQVSVETVPDPAVQLPTDAVVRVTSTAICGSDLHLYRVLGPYLKAGDVLGHEFMGIVEEVGSEVGNLTVGDRVVVPFTISCGHCFMCRIGKQSQCETTQVRDQGKGAALFGYTSMYGAVPGGQAEYVRVPQAQYGPVVIPQEGADERYLYLSDILPTAWQAAKYADIEEGSTVAVYGLGPVGQLATRAAKELGAGRVVAVDLVPERLELARSFGVETVDLREVDDPAEAIRDLTDGRGADAVLETVGMEAHGSPVAEKAFDLVGKLPKPVARTVTETVGMDQLNALHSAIDAVRRGGTLSIVGVYGGAADPMPMMDMFDKNLTIRMGQANVRRWTDELLEVVQRDGDVLGTETLATHRVPLDRAPEMYDTFQKKADGCIKVVLKP
- the ilvA gene encoding threonine ammonia-lyase IlvA — translated: MTLADTLAESQVTEAATLLAGVVERTPLQPNARLGERIQGEVWLKREDLQPVRSYKLRGAYSLVARLDPSERAAGVVCASAGNHGQGVAFACRELGIRARIFVPTTTPRQKRDRMRALGGDLVELVVTGDTYDEAAGRAAVEATVTGATVVPAFDHPRTIAGQGTVAAEVVDQLGRAPDVLLVPVGGAGMLAGCLTWLAEHHPATRVVAVEPAGAACLAAALAAGEPVTLPAIDTFVDGAAVRRVGDTTLAVVQAAIAKGMTVDLAQVPEGKVCTEMLDLYQVDGVIAEPAGALATAALGGGDRESLVTVEPGRTVVAVVSGGNNDVPRYSETVERSLVYEGRKHYFLVSFPQEPGALRRFLDEVLGPDDDITLFEYVKRSNREIGPALVGLELGRAADLPGLLARLESSPIGVERVDPASPFYRFLV
- a CDS encoding SigE family RNA polymerase sigma factor — translated: MRPVPPEFEEFVRHRRAGLVATATLLLGDQGRAEDAVQETLVRVAERWEQATRDGTPGGYAHTALVRRCIDTRRWWQRRPEWSVEHLPEIPCPTGDVDRSLLLRAALLRLTPHQRAVVVLRYLDDLTEVRTAEVLGCSPSTVKSQTRVALQRLRELAPELSDLVPTGGPS
- a CDS encoding 6-pyruvoyl tetrahydrobiopterin synthase produces the protein MSRRPSSVVRSCAAALLVSLAGLAPGASAAGAPVSSTYDPMPLPGLGPDGTATMHGDGRSSDVTPHPGVGRGPVTATWHDLSAACPTILQGRDRMVVALCTQVLGRTPVVLLLDPASGARLASLPVAKGALLGGVYAYVDDQDRLVLVDGTHHLLRVAHERTAAGGWTLRTTSSVSVADFVTGGDPASTDAVVGLSPDRHGHVWLATREGRVGVLDPATGAVHGTRLAAGERIDNSISAARTGVAVVSSHATYLLDDESGEPAVRWRRAYDRGTARKPGQLSWGSGATPTFFGPGGDDYVTVTDNADGQEHLLVLRSSDGELVCSPAIFTPGASGTENSAMAHGRTVVVASTYGYPYPALPEGAGPSVPATAAFARGGIERFEVAEDGSGCTRTWSAPVASAAVPRWSLADDTIYTVERPPVLGGTGPSLHAVALDAATGRVVSRTYVGGPLRDTLEMVGTITPDGVWWQGGVTGVHRITAKR